In Oryza sativa Japonica Group chromosome 1, ASM3414082v1, the genomic stretch GCGGGAAAGAAGCGAGGCAAAAGGTAAAGATCGCCGCGTCGCGTCGCAGCAGCACGTACGCAGCGCTGCATCGCGTCAGGTTTCGATGGTTTTTCTCGAGCTGAGACGGACACGGGCAGACGACTAATCTGCCGTTTTATGCGTTACGCGCGCGGCTCTGATGCCAAAGCGCAAGCGGCCGCGCTCGCCGTTCGACGGTATCGGGCGTGATCTCCGCCTCTCAAGGGTGAGGCCCCGTCATCGTGGAGACACTTCTCGAGCTATTAAGGGACAGTTCAGATTAAtgtcatttttttaagtaaagtggctaaaaaaatatttacatttagggtccctttgaatcacaagaatagaaaaacagaggaatagaaaaTACGTAGGATTTTGACAGgaatataagtgtaaaacagatgattagaaaatacaggaaaaacacaagaatgacCGTTTAATTGGACCACAGAAAAAACACAGTAATCGGATgaaagagatagactcaaatgaatttttccaagagtttgaacctcttgctaacttttctccaaaatctctataggattacttattacataggaattttagaggatagAATAGGATTCAATCAATTATTTCAAAAGCTTCCATAGAAATATTTTccataggattaaaatcctccAAATCTCGTATacttttcctacaaatcaaaaggGCCCTTAGATTGATACCAAACTTTGATAAATACATATaaaatcctgtcaaaattttggtaatattaacACAGTTTAGTAAGGCTTATTTTGGCTAAAATCTAAACAGCTCCTAAATTGGATAATGTAATCcgttttttaaagaaaattttctttatcaaacatttattaatttttttttaaaaaatactagtATTATACTTTCTAAACTTACTTTCACCCGTCAATCTATCATCCATGAGTCCGAATATATTATTTCCCAACTtctatttatttgtttttcacaCTTATGCTTCCCGAACTGATAAactgtatttttaaaaaaatatatatatatggaaagaTTGCTTCAGAAAATTGTATTACTCTATTTTAAAAGTTATGATACTTAAATAATTCATACTAACATGAGTTGCGTCGTTTTACGTCCATTTACGTCCATAGGATGAGTTCCAACCATAGGTGCCCAGCCCAACACAGCATAGATTGGCAGCCAGCATAACTTTTTTTATTCTTTCAGGAAGTATTTATattcagcagcagcagtagtacaAATTGTACGATTGCACTGCACTGTGACTGTTAGTAGCTTCCTATTTACAGCAGATAGGATGAGCAATAAGTAGTTAACAACTCGTGCAACTGCTCATCCGATCGTAAAAATCAAATCGTCAAATCGTGTACTTAAAATACAATACAAGCTGCTTACGCCACGGCACGAAACGGCAGCCTGATTTCTCTCTCAATATACCATCAACCGTGGGGATAGCAATCCCAGCAGTACAGTGCAGAACTTAATTAGCCTGACCGGTAGTGATGATGCTTGCATCGCTGGCGTTTTCAGACCAGAGGCAAGCAAGAGAAAAACCTCTGTAATTGATGTTGGCATCTGTCATCTGGAGCTGGGGCGTCTGTGCCTTTTCCGTTTCAAAAACGAAGCAGCTCTCTTTCTCGTAGCTTCGTATTGAGTTCTTCTTGCGAAGGCAGTTTCCAGCCACTCTTCATGGCAGCTGACCACCATGCCTTCAGCTCATCCTAGAAAAGATGAGATTCACTTATCTTAGACTTTGAATTATAAACAATAAAATTccctccaagaaaaaaaaagatttgacttggaattttttttattgttgttcCGTGGTCCATAACAACTTGGACAACAGTACTATCTTTTGATACATTACCTGGTGGAAGTCATGGTTGGATACAAAGCGAGAATCTACTTGGCAAGTTGAATTCCTGATGGTCACAGAAAGGCGATTCTTATCCAGTACTCCTGTAAGAGAAGGCATATCacttccttttccttttatctaattgttttttcttttttaaaaaagaaaggaacACATTATTCTGCAACATATTATGCACAATTGTTTAGTCATTTACCATTTATCCTGGCAACATGATATCCAGTGCCACCCAATGCTTCCTCCCATTTACCAAATCGTAGACGCAAGAAAAAGCCATCTAAGGTGGTGTGCATAACTGGTGACCTCATCCATCTGtcaagaaatagtagtacaaacACATGAATTAAATATCAGGTTCTCAGGATTTTCCCTAACTTGGAGATCACTTACATAGAGAGGGATACCCCTATGTATATTAATTTGATCAATGAACAGAAGTCCAGAACACACTGATATTAGTATTAAACTAGAGAAAATACCTACTAATACTACAGACACTGTTTCAATAATATTTCTCaaagctattttaattttaaggcACCTTTGGCTTCCTAGGGGAATGTAAGGCATATGTATCATTTTTTACAACTCATTATTCATTTTCTCATTAGCAATGGTCACTTTAAATAGATGTATCATATTCTACTTTATAGTAGCCGAGACACATGTCGTTTTTCATAGAAGGTAACTTTTTTATGTGCTCAGTAGCTCGGTGACTTTTCCCAGTCACCCCTATGAAGTACTTGATAACTGAAAAACAGCAGACTACCATATGAAGCTATATGAGAATTACTGTTGCCCAATGAAATATTCCTTAATGTGATTCTTTCGATGTTCCCTTCTTTAAATGTAGAAAATGTTATGGAATCTCCAAACCCAAGCATTCATGATTTAGATAGAAGGTAGAAATGATTAAGTACCAGAATTCAAAGATGATACGTAAAATCCTTTAGAGTACCTTATTATATCGGAGCGAGACAAACGGAGCCTCTGCAAGGCTCCAAAAACTACACTTGCTTCGTCATAAACATCATTGGGCACAATACCATAAGGTACCATTTGTTTGTTATCTGGCTGATTCTCCATGGAATTTGGTGCTCCTTCTTTATTTTGTAGTCTCTTCCGATCAATTTCTTCAATATATGTGTTTGTTTCTAAATTACATTTAGGGGGTACCACCTTTCCATCAGAGCTCCCTTCACAATTCTGATTTTCATGCTTAGACAAAACCTTTTCTCCTAATTCTTTGTCATTCCCAGGAGATAATTGTTCCTTACCTTTGTCACCTGTCCATAAAACTATTCTTCCTTCTCCACCAGAAGACTTGTGAGTTTTTTGTCCAGATTCTTGCTCATCATGACTATTGTAACTAACAACAAAAGAACTTGTTTTGTGATTACGCCCTTTGGGTGTTCCATGGTCACATGTAATGGCCACATGTACTGCTGATGTATTTGCATGTCTAAGCGCATCCAATCTTTTAGCAAAAATTGATGCCATTGTTTCTGATGGTTTATTTTCGTCTTGAGGCGCCGCACATTTGCTACTTGTAGTTTCATTGTCACTTCCTTTGCTAGTAAAGTATTGTGAATTGTTTAATTCCTTCTCCACATTAAAATCCTGCGGTGATGAACTATCACCTAAACCTTTTGGGTTAGCAGAACAAAAATCAGTTTCTTCATCACAGCGCGTTGTGTCCATCACTTTCATGGGTGTTTTTGGCAAAAGTCTACTTACCCATAAGCTTTCTGAGAAATCATCTTTATGTCCCGATGCAGCATTTGAAGAGCTTCCATGGAACCCATTCTGATTTCTTTCTGCTCTTAAAGGGAAAATTCCCATTTGATTTTGAAATGCCCCTCTGTCACCATAAGAATCCATTTGAATTCTGCCCGCAGCTAAAGTCTCAGTAGCCACATTAAGAGTTTCTCTGCCCATGCTAACTGGTTTGCTACTCTTGAAACCCAGTGTTAGCCTGTTGGCGGTGTAACTGCTTTCTGACTGGTGACAGGTATTTCTTGAAGTTATCATAACATTCTGACTATAAAGAGATTGAAAAAGAGAATTGAAGCCAACGGATTGCAGCGGAACACCACAGTTGTTTTGAAGTGGCACAGGGTTTGTTGGAAATTCCTCTCCTGTAGCTGCTGAAAACTTCTGATTAAGTGGAACAGCAGTAGTTTCATCAAACACCTTTACTCCATTAGTGAGAGTTGACATCCAGTTAAAGAAAGAGCTATCATTTTTGTGGAATAATCCTGAACAAGAACTCTCATTATCTTCCCTTCTACATCTTTTATTTCCAGACGTCATCTCAGCTGCAGAAAATTGACCATGCTTCCGCTTCGGAGCTTTTGTACTTGGGCAGCTCTCTATACTCTCATTGCTGTCATCACCTTCATTTGTGTTGCTAACACAATTACTCATATCATAGATAAGCTTTTCTTTCCCCTTCTCGAGCTTTCTAGGATTACAACCGGATGTCGACTCATGTCTTGCTAAAGGATTAACACCAGATGCTAACTCACATCTAGCAACAGGATTCACAGCAGACACGGACTCACATCTAGCAACAATAAGCCCATCCTTATGCTTTTCCTGCATAGCCTGATCTTGGCTACTGTCATTTCTATTACCTAGCATACTTGTCAATTTGCCAGGCATGTTTTCTGTATTACCAATGCTCCCAAAGGCCGAAGTTGAATGTATATTGTCTGCATTCTTTGGCAAAACAGAGTCCTTCTGACTAATTGCTTTTACTAATCGAGCACGCCAAGCATTAGCTGCCCAAGATCTTTCATCATGGACAGTAGTTGCACAGAAAGCCTGTTTTTCAGCAATAATAGGCATGACCTCTTTTCTGGAAGCTGAACCTGTAAAATGCTACGGTAAGGTCTCCACTGTCAGGAATTGAAAAGAGCATGGTTCTTAATTGATTACCTAGACTGTGGGAAGTATCGTTGCAGTATCTTGTGGGACAGCTACCCACTTCGTCCTCTTTCTCCAGCTTATCCACACAGAAGTTGTCAGACGTTTCTTTCCCTTCATTCATCACATCCATCCCACCACAGTATTCTACAGGTATTAAGCCAGGCATTAAGTGAGGAAATGGCCATCCAATGAAAGAAATGGAAAACCCATAAGATTTTTATTCTATTTGGATAATAGGTAACAGATGCCCATAGCAAACAATCAGTAGAGATGCTTTACAATTTGTGCTGATTATGCTAATTTCAGCAGTCTCCACTTTTCTTGAAAAGTTAATTCAGCAgtttccttctctcttttttttttcaaaaatttaattCAGTACTCTTGTTAGATTTGTCCTGAAAAAGTTGTGCTGCTAAGACGAACAACAACTGATAAATGCAGATCCTTAGGCCAATAAAATCAAAGCATCAACAAACTGCCTTTGAACTACTCAAAACCTTCATGTCTTTTAAACTTACTTGAATCTTGCCCATGTGATCTTATAGAAGTAGATTGTTGAGCATCAGTGTTTCTTATTCTACTTGGGCTAGACATGAATACTCTCGCTGAACTGTCACTGCGAGTTCGTAACTGGGATGGCATCTTTTCTGCGTCTTCTACTGTAGCATCTATGATATGACCACTCTCCCCAGCACCACTCTGTTGAGGTGAAGATATTACTATGCTCAAGGTATCTGCATTCCAATGAAGAGAAGTTTTCCTTGTACTTAAGCTGGACGCTGCAATTTTAATGCTCAAACCCTCATCCGGAGACCACACCAGCTCAGAGACAGATCTCATGCCGAATATTATGACTGCATTTACACCTGCACCTGAATGCCACCATATGCCTTCAGTAGACTATAAGAtaagaggattttttttttagctaaAAGATAATAGGATTATTTGCAGGACATATGGCATGAGTCTGTTTTTCTTTTACACTGGAGCATATCAAATAGGACCCTTTGAAAAGATTAACAgataaacaaaaagaaaattttctgTTCATATCATAGCATACATGCAAGGTAGAAAGTAATTATAAATTAGAGTTCCCCTACAAATGACAAAAGTACATATTTTTCTTATACTGCTGTATAATAACAACGCAGTTGGGCATCCATCTAACTGATAAGAGTCATAGTCAAGAGTCAAGACTAGTCTATTATAAGTTCTTTTCCACTCATATGCAAGAATCGAACTATCCTAATAAATGAACTAGTAGATGCAAAAACTCCAATCTTGTTGTGTCTTTTTGTCCAAAAAAGCAGATATTCCCAGCTTCTTGATACCTTTCGGTCTTAGCTAGACCCAAACGAATCCGTGGATGGATCAGACGACCAAGATAAAGAGTAAAAAAATGCATCTACGCTCAATTTGCAATTTTTCGTTCTTTCAAAAAATTTGCAATTTTTCACCTTCTAAAAAAAAGCCTGTAATCTTTCTACGTgatatgtaaaaataaaataaaataaaaactaaagcTCTACAGAAAAAGCAGATTAAACAGCACAAAGAAACCATCTACAAGAAAAGACGACGTAGTATAATAGATTTCTACTCAATCATCAATCTGTGATGCAGCAGCCCACCTCGGGGAGTAGCGCATCACCACCATCTCATTTCACAGCTTTTCTCCCATCACCGGATCCCCCgcgcgctcctcctccgtccTCGATCGGATCACCACCAAACCGGCGCAACAAGGATCACCAAACCggcgcaagaagaagaagaagccaccATGCACGAGCTAGCAACGGGAGGAAGGAGGCCAAGGAGAGGAtcggagaggaaggagaagatcgCATCTGGCGGCGGCCAAGCGAACCAAGCAAGCAGAAGCAGCGTCGCTCGCAGCAATgcggggaagggaagggaatgTGAAGCTAGCTAGGCTTGCATGCGAGCCCCCCGGCCGCGGAACGCGAGGCGGTGGTTGAGCCACGTAGAGGCCGCCTGGGACACAAGCTCGGAGGCCGCTACCCTCTTTctttcggtttttttttttttgggtccgCCTCCTTCCGCCTTCCGCGCTGCATTTTACTAGTACTACGGATgccgcggaggcggccgcgacgacgacgacgagggcgacggcgacacgTGTGTATGATTGCGCGGGGATCCGACGGCccgcgcggcgtcggcgacgggggTAACGACGGCCGCCCGATGCGGCTCCCGGGGGGGAGCTGTCCATGGTAGGGTAGAGAGACAGGGATGTGGGTGACAATGAGCTGGTCTGCTGGTTTTTTTCCCCCATTTTGGCCATTCCGATGCTGATTGTCTTGTCCCTGGATTTGAATTTCCATGTTCTGGATTTGGGATTTATCGTCACATACCTCGTGGACGCCATGTCATTCACACATATTATCTAGTGAAAGCacataaaaattataaatagaGATAGCGACCATCACTGTTGTCATAGTAGACAGTGGTACCTAAAATAAGAGGTTAGAATATACCACGGTCACGATAAGACCATTCACGGTGTCGTGTGCTGTCGTTTGGCCCGGGCGGTCCACGTATGCGAACGGTGGAAAATCGCCGCCACGTTTCTCGTTGGGCCCACAAGACACAAGCGCGCGTGACCAAAGTTAGGCACCCGTGCTTTGGCTGGATTGAGAATCGGTGGCATGGGGATAGGAGGTTGAGGTGCACTGGGAAGGCCGTGGCTTCGCCGCGCCGTTCCTCCCGGCGCGATTTCCCCCTCGATCCCCAAATTGCCCTCCTGGTCGTCCTCGCGTACGCGTGATACTCGCTCTCCGTGCTCGCCCTTCCCTCCCGCGCGAGCGCCGCTCTCTTTTTCGCCTCCCACGCTCTTCGCCTCTCCTCGCTCGCCGTGGAAGTAGGGCAAAACCGACGCCGGGAGCTGCAGCAGGCATAGCTGCGGAGGTCGTCGTCACTGTGGATCGACACCGGGAGCAAGAGCTGGCACAGCCGTGGCTGTCGTCGGCGAGGTGGCGTGGGAGGAGGCGAGGAAGGCGATGCGTCACGGGAGGGGAATGCGATGCAATGTGAGGAGTCGTGGCTCTGGAGACGACGAGTCAAAGGGATAGATGCGATGAGTTTGAGGCTACAAGACTACGAGGTGGGCTGGGTCACGCTCACTGTCGGTTGAGTAGCCTCCATGATTGTCTCCGGATTTTATGTGTCCAGATTAAAGTCACATTGCATTGTGAACCTTGTAGCTTTTGAAGTTCCTAGTCTATTTGGCAGCTCAGGTATAACAGATTAAGGACGCATTGCTAATGCCCTAAGCACCTAACACCTTTACAAACGATGTAATAGCCATTGATTTAATTAAAGCTTGAAATATTAATGTTGAAGTTTGACTCGCTAACTCTTATTTGAATATTTGTATAACTAAATTCACCACGtttcatgcatatatgcatgtgttACAAGGTTTATGGTACcgtcggtaaccgcgcggttaccgtggTTACCGGACTTACCGCGGGTACGATAATAGAAAAACCATGGTAACCttcttaaatttaaataagtttaaaaataatttgaacttttgataaattttgcacggtttcgTACAGTTTTCCAcagttaccgcggttaccgcgcggtaaccccggcctCGGTGGTTTGGGAAACCATGATGTGTGCTAGAATATTTAATTGTATGAAGCATCAGGTGATATTTTTCCATATCAACAATTATCATGCTTACATGAGTCTATGCGTATACTAAACTTGGAACTCTAaggaacttttttatttttctgaaccatttaaatttttaactttattaATAAATTCTCCCAAAACTTGTTTTCGAATATGAA encodes the following:
- the LOC4327159 gene encoding uncharacterized protein isoform X2, whose protein sequence is MDVMNEGKETSDNFCVDKLEKEDEVGSCPTRYCNDTSHSLGSASRKEVMPIIAEKQAFCATTVHDERSWAANAWRARLVKAISQKDSVLPKNADNIHSTSAFGSIGNTENMPGKLTSMLGNRNDSSQDQAMQEKHKDGLIVARCESVSAVNPVARCELASGVNPLARHESTSGCNPRKLEKGKEKLIYDMSNCVSNTNEGDDSNESIESCPSTKAPKRKHGQFSAAEMTSGNKRCRREDNESSCSGLFHKNDSSFFNWMSTLTNGVKVFDETTAVPLNQKFSAATGEEFPTNPVPLQNNCGVPLQSVGFNSLFQSLYSQNVMITSRNTCHQSESSYTANRLTLGFKSSKPVSMGRETLNVATETLAAGRIQMDSYGDRGAFQNQMGIFPLRAERNQNGFHGSSSNAASGHKDDFSESLWVSRLLPKTPMKVMDTTRCDEETDFCSANPKGLGDSSSPQDFNVEKELNNSQYFTSKGSDNETTSSKCAAPQDENKPSETMASIFAKRLDALRHANTSAVHVAITCDHGTPKGRNHKTSSFVVSYNSHDEQESGQKTHKSSGGEGRIVLWTGDKGKEQLSPGNDKELGEKVLSKHENQNCEGSSDGKVVPPKCNLETNTYIEEIDRKRLQNKEGAPNSMENQPDNKQMVPYGIVPNDVYDEASVVFGALQRLRLSRSDIIRWMRSPVMHTTLDGFFLRLRFGKWEEALGGTGYHVARINGVLDKNRLSVTIRNSTCQVDSRFVSNHDFHQDELKAWWSAAMKSGWKLPSQEELNTKLRERELLRF
- the LOC4327159 gene encoding uncharacterized protein isoform X1 produces the protein MRSVSELVWSPDEGLSIKIAASSLSTRKTSLHWNADTLSIVISSPQQSGAGESGHIIDATVEDAEKMPSQLRTRSDSSARVFMSSPSRIRNTDAQQSTSIRSHGQDSKYCGGMDVMNEGKETSDNFCVDKLEKEDEVGSCPTRYCNDTSHSLGSASRKEVMPIIAEKQAFCATTVHDERSWAANAWRARLVKAISQKDSVLPKNADNIHSTSAFGSIGNTENMPGKLTSMLGNRNDSSQDQAMQEKHKDGLIVARCESVSAVNPVARCELASGVNPLARHESTSGCNPRKLEKGKEKLIYDMSNCVSNTNEGDDSNESIESCPSTKAPKRKHGQFSAAEMTSGNKRCRREDNESSCSGLFHKNDSSFFNWMSTLTNGVKVFDETTAVPLNQKFSAATGEEFPTNPVPLQNNCGVPLQSVGFNSLFQSLYSQNVMITSRNTCHQSESSYTANRLTLGFKSSKPVSMGRETLNVATETLAAGRIQMDSYGDRGAFQNQMGIFPLRAERNQNGFHGSSSNAASGHKDDFSESLWVSRLLPKTPMKVMDTTRCDEETDFCSANPKGLGDSSSPQDFNVEKELNNSQYFTSKGSDNETTSSKCAAPQDENKPSETMASIFAKRLDALRHANTSAVHVAITCDHGTPKGRNHKTSSFVVSYNSHDEQESGQKTHKSSGGEGRIVLWTGDKGKEQLSPGNDKELGEKVLSKHENQNCEGSSDGKVVPPKCNLETNTYIEEIDRKRLQNKEGAPNSMENQPDNKQMVPYGIVPNDVYDEASVVFGALQRLRLSRSDIIRWMRSPVMHTTLDGFFLRLRFGKWEEALGGTGYHVARINGVLDKNRLSVTIRNSTCQVDSRFVSNHDFHQDELKAWWSAAMKSGWKLPSQEELNTKLRERELLRF